A single genomic interval of Phocoenobacter uteri harbors:
- a CDS encoding helix-turn-helix domain-containing protein encodes MKKLRSSIHSYEQQWLRELFTDQRKQLGLSQRALAEKMGVVYSLIGKIETGDRRLDIIEFIQYCEVLELDPKNIIDKLTQILNKPTTKI; translated from the coding sequence ATGAAAAAATTACGATCATCTATACATTCTTACGAGCAACAATGGTTACGGGAATTATTTACCGACCAGAGAAAACAGCTCGGTCTTTCACAACGTGCATTAGCAGAAAAAATGGGCGTGGTTTATTCTTTGATTGGAAAAATAGAAACAGGGGATCGCCGCTTGGATATTATTGAGTTTATTCAATATTGTGAAGTGTTAGAGCTTGACCCTAAAAATATCATTGATAAACTAACCCAAATCTTAAATAAGCCAACAACGAAAATTTAG
- the upp gene encoding uracil phosphoribosyltransferase, whose product MKIVEVKHPLVKHKLGLMRAADVNTKHFRELATEIGSLLTYEATADLETEKVTIDGWNGDVEVDRIKGKKVTVVPILRAGLGMMDGVLEHMPSARISVVGMYRNEETLEPVPYFQKLTNDVSERLAIVVDPMLATGGSMIATIDLLKAAGCTNIKVLVLVAVPEGIAALEKAHPDIELYTASIDDHLNEQGYIIPGLGDAGDKIFGTK is encoded by the coding sequence ATGAAAATTGTTGAAGTCAAACACCCACTCGTTAAACATAAATTAGGTTTAATGCGTGCAGCAGACGTAAACACTAAACATTTCCGTGAACTTGCTACAGAGATTGGTAGTTTACTTACTTATGAAGCAACAGCGGATTTAGAAACTGAAAAAGTAACCATTGATGGTTGGAATGGCGATGTAGAAGTGGATCGCATTAAAGGTAAAAAAGTAACAGTTGTCCCTATTTTACGTGCTGGTCTTGGAATGATGGACGGTGTGCTTGAACATATGCCAAGTGCAAGAATCAGTGTTGTAGGAATGTATCGGAATGAAGAAACCTTAGAACCAGTTCCTTACTTTCAAAAACTAACAAATGATGTGAGTGAGCGTTTAGCAATTGTAGTTGATCCTATGCTTGCAACAGGTGGATCAATGATTGCTACTATTGATTTGCTAAAAGCAGCTGGTTGTACAAATATTAAAGTATTGGTTTTAGTTGCTGTGCCAGAAGGAATCGCAGCTCTTGAAAAAGCACACCCAGATATTGAGCTTTATACAGCTTCTATTGATGATCATCTAAATGAGCAAGGATATATCATTCCTGGTCTTGGAGATGCTGGTGATAAGATTTTTGGTACAAAATAA
- a CDS encoding SoxR reducing system RseC family protein produces MLIEQATVLKYSNGKALIECYSKSGCGGCSAKNGCGTQSLSELTGKKNQILLEIDVNQELKQGDIVQIGLKEATLLAGVIWLYGLPLFVLICVAVGFSQLFANELLVALCSFLTTLSSFWLIKQKFDRHNDYQVTFLRKI; encoded by the coding sequence ATGTTAATTGAACAAGCAACGGTTTTGAAATATAGTAATGGCAAGGCTTTGATTGAGTGTTATTCAAAATCAGGATGTGGTGGCTGTTCTGCTAAAAATGGTTGTGGTACACAATCACTCTCTGAATTAACGGGCAAAAAAAATCAAATTCTGTTGGAAATTGATGTAAACCAAGAATTAAAACAAGGTGATATTGTCCAAATTGGGTTGAAAGAAGCGACTCTTTTAGCGGGAGTTATTTGGCTATATGGCCTACCACTTTTCGTGTTAATTTGTGTAGCGGTCGGATTTTCACAACTTTTTGCAAATGAACTTCTGGTTGCATTGTGTTCATTTTTGACTACTTTAAGTAGCTTTTGGTTAATAAAGCAGAAATTTGATAGACATAATGATTATCAAGTTACTTTTTTAAGAAAAATTTAG
- the rmuC gene encoding DNA recombination protein RmuC codes for MLNTETLYGVCAILIIIVLIISWLFFSRNSLQQQLDEISSKYDNLVDEKTNLEQWGIQQSTKLEATLERVKERDNSILDGLKQNALLSSQLKQTQLELTQLRTTLHEKQANFEEQQRNFVEVKQQLNVEFQHLAQKILDEKTKSFDETNQSSINLLLKPFKEQIDQFQKRVNEVHSEALKGNTNLELEIKRVLEIGLSMSQEAQNLTTALKGNNKVAGNWGEIQLESALQSAGLLKQEHYLAQESYHNEEGKRFAPDFVVKLPDNKHLVLDSKVSLVAYDKAVKSTENFAISQALDEHCRSLRTHIDGLSKKNYSQLLGIKSPDFVLMFVPVEPAYIEAMKHDPQLFNYGYERNVILVSHTTLMPILRTVANLWRIERGNVEAREISEKAGDIYNQVCVIADRLNSLGKTLTTVNKHYNSAITAVVGQQGLVGKVERFQTLSTKALQKEPMQLEPLNNDFDTARLELLIEQQEIGHRAEL; via the coding sequence ATTTTGAATACAGAAACACTTTATGGCGTATGTGCCATTCTTATTATCATTGTTTTAATTATTAGCTGGCTATTTTTTTCTAGAAATAGTCTTCAACAACAGTTAGATGAAATATCATCTAAATATGATAATTTAGTTGATGAAAAAACCAATTTAGAGCAGTGGGGTATTCAGCAAAGCACTAAGCTAGAAGCAACCCTTGAGCGTGTTAAAGAACGTGACAACTCGATTTTAGATGGGCTAAAACAAAATGCATTATTGTCTTCTCAATTAAAGCAAACGCAGTTAGAGCTGACACAATTACGAACCACATTACACGAAAAACAAGCGAATTTCGAAGAGCAACAACGTAATTTTGTGGAAGTAAAACAGCAATTGAATGTAGAGTTTCAGCATTTAGCTCAAAAGATTTTAGATGAAAAAACAAAATCTTTTGATGAAACTAATCAATCATCGATCAATTTACTTTTGAAACCTTTCAAAGAACAGATTGATCAATTCCAAAAACGTGTCAATGAAGTGCATAGCGAAGCACTGAAAGGCAATACGAATTTAGAGTTAGAGATCAAACGTGTATTAGAGATCGGGCTTTCTATGTCTCAAGAAGCACAGAATCTAACGACGGCGTTGAAAGGGAATAATAAAGTTGCAGGGAACTGGGGCGAAATTCAGCTTGAGAGTGCGTTACAATCAGCGGGACTTTTGAAACAAGAGCATTATCTTGCCCAAGAAAGTTATCACAATGAAGAAGGCAAACGCTTTGCTCCTGATTTTGTGGTTAAATTACCGGATAATAAGCATTTAGTTTTAGATAGTAAAGTCTCGTTAGTGGCTTATGATAAAGCGGTTAAATCGACGGAAAACTTTGCTATTTCACAAGCCCTTGATGAACATTGCCGTTCATTAAGAACCCATATTGATGGTTTATCTAAGAAAAATTATAGCCAGTTATTAGGTATAAAAAGCCCTGATTTTGTGCTGATGTTTGTGCCTGTTGAACCTGCTTATATTGAAGCAATGAAACACGATCCACAACTCTTTAACTATGGTTATGAACGCAACGTGATTTTAGTTTCTCATACAACCTTAATGCCAATTCTACGCACCGTTGCGAATTTGTGGCGAATTGAACGAGGTAATGTGGAAGCTCGCGAAATCAGTGAAAAAGCAGGCGATATTTATAATCAAGTTTGTGTGATAGCAGACCGTTTAAATAGCTTAGGAAAAACCTTAACGACTGTGAATAAGCATTATAATAGTGCTATTACTGCAGTGGTTGGTCAACAAGGTTTAGTGGGTAAAGTAGAGCGTTTTCAAACTCTTTCAACCAAAGCTCTGCAAAAAGAACCAATGCAGCTAGAACCACTAAATAATGATTTTGATACAGCGCGCTTGGAGTTGTTGATTGAACAGCAAGAGATAGGACATCGAGCTGAATTGTAA
- a CDS encoding lysine exporter LysO family protein, translating into MLYGLSIVFFPLFFGYLIKFNQAEKLVIINRILMTCLYFILFFMGCSLGQLDNLTTILPQIGYTAFMMSVIVQGCNITCLLLFEFLMPYRLEIQSNEPLPSRLKLLFESSLLCSMVLLGGIVSFLLKDFITFSSHLSVYPLVIMIFCVGIQLRNSGIPLAEVFMNKRGIQLSIVMLISAMISGVIIATFCNFSLIKGLTFASGLGWYSLSSTLIGDTWGAIAGSTAFFNDLSRELYCLFTIPFFMSRFPSTAVGLGAATSLDVSLPIIQKSGGTQVVPLAISFGFIINIAVPLLLSFFIGLSQ; encoded by the coding sequence ATGTTATACGGTTTATCTATTGTCTTTTTTCCACTTTTCTTTGGCTATTTAATTAAATTTAACCAAGCTGAAAAACTGGTGATAATAAATCGTATTTTAATGACCTGTCTTTATTTTATTCTATTTTTTATGGGCTGTTCACTTGGACAGCTTGATAATCTTACTACCATTTTACCCCAAATTGGTTACACCGCTTTTATGATGAGTGTAATCGTTCAAGGTTGTAACATTACTTGTTTATTACTCTTTGAATTTTTAATGCCTTATCGCCTAGAAATTCAAAGTAATGAACCACTTCCTTCTCGCTTAAAACTGCTCTTTGAATCAAGTTTACTCTGTTCAATGGTGTTACTGGGCGGAATTGTTAGTTTTCTATTAAAAGATTTCATCACATTTTCATCGCATTTAAGCGTCTATCCTTTGGTTATAATGATTTTCTGTGTAGGCATTCAGCTTAGAAACAGTGGCATTCCACTAGCAGAAGTTTTTATGAATAAAAGAGGTATTCAACTGTCTATCGTGATGCTGATTAGTGCGATGATAAGCGGTGTAATTATTGCTACTTTTTGCAATTTTTCATTGATAAAAGGCTTAACCTTTGCGTCAGGCTTGGGCTGGTATTCCCTTTCCAGCACCTTAATTGGCGATACTTGGGGAGCAATCGCTGGTTCAACCGCTTTTTTCAACGATCTTTCTCGTGAGCTTTACTGTTTATTTACTATCCCTTTCTTTATGTCACGCTTTCCTTCTACTGCTGTGGGATTAGGGGCGGCGACGTCTCTTGATGTCAGTTTACCAATAATCCAAAAATCAGGTGGCACACAAGTTGTTCCGCTAGCGATTAGTTTTGGATTTATTATCAACATTGCCGTGCCACTTCTTCTTTCTTTTTTTATTGGACTCAGTCAATAA
- the pepB gene encoding aminopeptidase PepB encodes MNIYLSQDVAPEQWGNNALVSFNDKGATIHLKKDALTSIQQAARKIKNQGISLAMLMGDEWKLEECWAFQQGFVSVKNKGEIQFPELVEQEQQELNARIKCSQFTKEIINAPSDVVTPEVLASKAVEFIQEIANPENVSTKIICGDELKTQGYQGIWNVGKGAVNQPAMLQLDYNPTGDEKAPVTACLVGKGITFDTGGYSLKPSSSMETMRTDMGGAALVTGALGLAISRGLKQRVKLYLCCAENSINGQAMKLGDIIHYSNGVSVEVLNTDAEGRLVLADGLIEADKQNPSYIIDCATLTGAAKVAVGNDYHSVLSIDDNLVEKLFDSAKIEHEKFWRLPFEEFHRNQTASSFADIANVGSLPAGVGAGASTATAFLSYFVKDYAQNWLHIDCSATFRKSPNDLWATGATGIGVKTLANLLLKL; translated from the coding sequence ATGAATATTTATTTATCACAAGATGTCGCACCAGAACAATGGGGCAATAATGCGTTAGTATCCTTTAATGATAAAGGGGCGACAATTCACTTGAAAAAAGACGCTTTAACGAGCATTCAACAGGCAGCGAGAAAAATTAAAAATCAAGGTATTAGCCTTGCGATGTTAATGGGCGATGAGTGGAAATTAGAAGAATGTTGGGCATTTCAACAAGGTTTTGTGAGTGTTAAAAATAAAGGCGAAATTCAGTTCCCTGAACTTGTTGAACAAGAACAACAAGAATTAAACGCACGCATTAAATGTAGCCAGTTTACCAAAGAGATCATCAATGCCCCTTCTGATGTGGTTACTCCTGAAGTTTTGGCAAGCAAAGCGGTTGAATTTATCCAAGAAATTGCAAATCCAGAGAATGTATCTACAAAAATTATTTGTGGCGATGAACTGAAAACACAGGGCTATCAAGGCATTTGGAATGTCGGTAAAGGGGCGGTTAATCAACCTGCGATGTTGCAACTAGATTACAATCCAACAGGCGATGAAAAAGCCCCTGTCACAGCGTGTTTAGTAGGTAAAGGAATTACGTTTGATACAGGTGGTTACAGTTTAAAACCGAGTAGTTCAATGGAAACAATGCGAACCGATATGGGGGGAGCGGCCTTAGTCACAGGGGCGTTAGGATTAGCTATTTCTCGTGGTTTGAAACAGCGTGTAAAACTCTATTTATGCTGTGCTGAAAACTCAATCAATGGTCAAGCAATGAAATTGGGCGACATTATCCATTATAGTAATGGCGTGTCTGTGGAAGTGTTAAATACTGACGCCGAAGGACGTTTAGTGTTAGCGGACGGTTTGATTGAAGCGGATAAGCAAAATCCAAGCTATATTATTGACTGTGCGACACTAACAGGTGCAGCAAAAGTGGCAGTGGGCAATGATTATCACAGTGTGTTATCGATTGATGATAATTTAGTTGAAAAATTATTCGATTCAGCGAAAATAGAACACGAGAAATTCTGGCGTTTACCTTTTGAAGAATTCCATCGAAATCAGACCGCTTCCTCTTTTGCAGATATTGCAAATGTGGGCTCATTACCTGCTGGTGTTGGGGCTGGGGCGAGTACAGCGACCGCATTCTTATCTTATTTTGTGAAAGATTATGCTCAAAACTGGCTACACATTGATTGCTCAGCCACTTTCCGTAAATCGCCAAACGATTTATGGGCAACCGGGGCGACTGGCATTGGGGTAAAAACGCTAGCAAATTTATTGTTGAAATTATAG
- a CDS encoding integrase yields MKKWIVYLSIFFTVGCARLPVASYTPQYEGITTKINGQANIGVFSYIPFEQGRVRSNQIENTAVGNIYLEGNIAELVQRGTFIELERSGVEFGKGNLTIVGKIKKFKADDLGFNVDWNYTINYKIIDQNSTIKLDKDYMADPLRVSKFTITLQSIINDVNKLIYSGYKKFIDDPDVKILLSKPNKMK; encoded by the coding sequence ATGAAAAAATGGATTGTATATTTAAGCATATTTTTTACAGTAGGTTGTGCTCGTTTACCTGTTGCATCTTATACTCCACAATATGAAGGCATTACAACCAAGATAAATGGACAAGCTAATATTGGTGTATTTAGCTATATTCCTTTTGAACAAGGTAGAGTTAGAAGTAATCAAATTGAAAATACAGCAGTAGGTAATATATATTTAGAAGGAAATATTGCTGAATTAGTTCAACGAGGCACTTTTATTGAATTAGAAAGATCAGGAGTTGAATTTGGTAAAGGAAATCTAACAATAGTTGGAAAAATAAAAAAATTCAAAGCTGATGATCTTGGGTTCAATGTAGATTGGAATTACACAATCAATTATAAGATTATTGATCAAAATAGTACAATCAAATTAGATAAAGATTATATGGCTGATCCTTTGAGAGTAAGTAAATTTACTATAACTTTGCAATCTATTATCAATGACGTAAATAAATTGATTTATAGCGGATATAAAAAATTTATTGATGATCCTGATGTAAAAATTTTGTTATCTAAACCTAACAAAATGAAATAA
- the rpsI gene encoding 30S ribosomal protein S9, which yields MTANQNYGTGRRKSSSARVFIKPGSGKIEINNRSLDVYFGRETARMVVRQPLELVELTDKLDLYITVKGGGISGQAGAIRHGITRALMEYDESLRPALRAAGFVTRDARCVERKKVGLRKARRRPQFSKR from the coding sequence ATGACAGCGAATCAAAACTACGGCACAGGTCGCCGCAAAAGCTCTTCAGCTCGTGTATTTATCAAACCGGGCAGCGGTAAAATTGAAATCAACAACCGTTCATTAGACGTGTATTTCGGTCGTGAAACCGCACGTATGGTTGTTCGTCAACCATTAGAGTTAGTTGAATTAACTGATAAATTAGACCTTTACATTACTGTTAAAGGTGGTGGTATTTCTGGTCAAGCAGGTGCGATCCGTCATGGTATCACTCGTGCATTGATGGAATATGATGAGTCTTTACGCCCAGCATTACGTGCAGCAGGCTTCGTTACTCGCGATGCTCGTTGCGTTGAACGTAAAAAAGTGGGTTTACGCAAAGCACGTCGTCGTCCACAATTCTCAAAACGTTAA
- the hslR gene encoding ribosome-associated heat shock protein Hsp15, with product MRKAQQKQKKGREIPDEIRLDKWLWAARFYKTRTIAKSMIEGGKVHYNGQRIKSSKAVEIGAKIILRQGNDEKEVEVLEISDQRKGAPEAQKLYQETAQSIEKREKMALARKMNYLSMPHPDRRPNKKERRDLIKFKHSEIE from the coding sequence ATGAGAAAAGCACAGCAAAAACAGAAAAAAGGCAGAGAAATTCCTGATGAGATCCGCTTAGATAAATGGCTTTGGGCGGCACGTTTTTACAAAACTCGAACCATCGCAAAATCGATGATCGAGGGCGGGAAAGTGCATTATAATGGGCAACGGATTAAATCGAGCAAAGCTGTGGAGATTGGTGCAAAAATCATTTTACGTCAAGGTAATGATGAAAAAGAGGTAGAAGTGCTTGAAATCAGCGATCAGCGAAAAGGTGCACCAGAAGCCCAAAAATTGTATCAAGAAACAGCTCAAAGTATCGAAAAAAGAGAAAAAATGGCATTGGCTCGAAAAATGAATTATCTTTCAATGCCACACCCTGACAGACGCCCTAACAAAAAAGAGCGTCGTGATTTAATTAAATTCAAACACTCGGAGATAGAATGA
- the glnS gene encoding glutamine--tRNA ligase, translated as MSNESLTAETNTRANFITHIIDEDLASGKHTQVHTRFPPEPNGYLHIGHAKSICLNFGLAQDYKGLCNLRFDDTNPTKEDVEYVDSIKEDVEWLGFKWHGDIHYASDYFDALYGYAIELIEKGLAYVDELSPDEMREYRGTLTEAGKNSPYRDRSVEENLALFEKMKNGEFAEGKACLRAKVDMASPFMVMRDPVLYRVKFATHHQTGDKWCIYPMYDFTHCISDAIERITHSICTLEFQDNRRIYDWVLENISIERPLPHQYEFSRLNLEGTLTSKRKLLKLVEDKIVDGWDDPRMPTISGLRRRGYTPASLREFCHRIGVTKQDNVVEYSALEACIRDDLNTNAPRAMAVINPVKVIIENFEGDEEILNAPNHPQNEEMGSREVPFGRELYIDEADFREEANKKYKRLVLGKEVRLRNAYVIKAERVEKDENGNITTIFCTYDPETLGKNPADGRKVKGVIHWVSATNNKPAEFRVYNRLFTVPNPGAEEDVNAVLNPESLVVKNGFVEKSLADAKVGVGYQFEREGYYCLDSKDSSQDHLVFNLTVSLKEGF; from the coding sequence ATGAGCAACGAAAGTTTAACAGCGGAAACAAATACAAGAGCAAATTTTATTACCCATATTATTGATGAAGATTTAGCGTCAGGCAAACATACTCAAGTTCATACTCGTTTTCCACCAGAACCAAACGGTTATTTACATATCGGTCACGCAAAATCGATCTGCTTAAACTTTGGGCTTGCTCAGGATTATAAAGGGTTATGTAATCTACGTTTTGATGACACAAACCCAACCAAAGAAGATGTGGAATATGTGGATTCAATCAAAGAAGATGTGGAATGGTTAGGTTTTAAATGGCACGGTGATATTCATTATGCGTCAGATTATTTTGATGCTCTTTATGGCTATGCGATTGAATTGATCGAAAAAGGTTTAGCTTATGTTGATGAGTTATCGCCTGATGAAATGCGTGAATATCGTGGTACATTAACCGAAGCAGGTAAAAATAGCCCATACCGTGATCGTAGCGTAGAAGAAAATTTAGCCTTATTTGAAAAGATGAAAAACGGTGAATTTGCCGAAGGTAAAGCGTGTTTACGTGCTAAAGTGGATATGGCATCACCATTTATGGTTATGCGTGATCCTGTGCTTTATCGTGTGAAATTTGCAACCCACCACCAAACAGGCGATAAATGGTGCATTTATCCGATGTACGATTTTACTCACTGTATTTCTGATGCGATTGAGCGTATCACACACTCAATTTGTACCCTTGAATTCCAAGATAACCGCCGTATTTATGACTGGGTGTTAGAAAATATTTCAATTGAAAGACCGCTACCTCATCAGTACGAATTTTCTCGTTTAAATTTAGAAGGTACGCTAACCTCAAAACGTAAATTATTAAAATTAGTGGAAGATAAAATCGTGGACGGTTGGGACGACCCTCGTATGCCAACCATTTCAGGCTTACGTCGTCGTGGTTATACCCCTGCTTCATTGCGTGAATTCTGCCACCGCATCGGTGTAACTAAACAAGATAACGTGGTGGAGTACAGTGCGTTAGAAGCTTGTATCCGTGATGATTTAAACACCAACGCACCACGTGCAATGGCGGTTATCAACCCAGTTAAAGTCATTATTGAAAACTTTGAGGGCGATGAAGAAATCTTAAACGCACCAAACCACCCACAAAATGAAGAAATGGGTAGCCGTGAAGTGCCATTCGGACGTGAGCTTTATATTGATGAAGCAGACTTCCGTGAAGAAGCAAACAAAAAATATAAACGCTTAGTGTTAGGCAAAGAAGTGCGTTTACGTAATGCCTATGTAATTAAAGCAGAACGTGTTGAAAAAGACGAAAACGGCAACATTACTACCATTTTCTGTACTTACGATCCTGAAACCTTAGGCAAAAATCCAGCAGACGGTCGTAAAGTGAAAGGTGTAATCCACTGGGTAAGTGCAACCAACAACAAACCTGCTGAATTCAGAGTTTATAATCGCTTATTCACTGTGCCGAATCCAGGTGCAGAAGAAGATGTGAATGCAGTTTTAAACCCTGAATCATTAGTGGTAAAAAATGGTTTTGTTGAGAAATCATTAGCGGACGCAAAAGTGGGCGTAGGTTATCAGTTTGAGCGTGAAGGTTACTACTGCTTAGACAGTAAAGACAGTTCACAAGATCATTTAGTATTTAACTTAACAGTGAGCTTAAAAGAAGGATTCTAA
- a CDS encoding YhcB family protein: MQNWTNEMWTAVVIAFIIGLIIGYVVLGLTKGSVKKHVKLEKEFKKVKAEKEVQKQHLEAHFSESAVLLSTLAKDYKKLYTHLAEGSEKLLPEAHSIELFNQLQLENDKKEEQPAETKVEAEIEVDQKKDEIDTATVVEEKSETPAK, translated from the coding sequence ATGCAAAACTGGACAAACGAAATGTGGACAGCTGTTGTTATTGCTTTTATTATTGGTCTAATTATTGGCTATGTTGTATTAGGCTTAACAAAAGGCAGTGTTAAAAAACATGTTAAACTCGAAAAAGAGTTTAAAAAAGTAAAAGCAGAAAAAGAAGTTCAGAAACAGCACCTAGAGGCTCATTTTTCTGAAAGTGCTGTTCTTTTATCAACTCTTGCTAAGGATTACAAAAAATTGTATACCCACTTAGCAGAAGGTTCAGAAAAATTATTACCTGAAGCTCATAGTATTGAACTTTTTAATCAACTACAATTAGAAAATGATAAAAAAGAAGAGCAACCAGCAGAAACTAAAGTTGAAGCCGAGATTGAGGTTGATCAGAAGAAAGATGAAATAGATACAGCAACGGTTGTTGAAGAAAAATCTGAAACTCCCGCTAAATAA
- the hslO gene encoding Hsp33 family molecular chaperone HslO, whose translation MTLTQQDYIQDNDKLYRYLFQNRAVRGQWLRLNNTFTETLNTHHYPKPVQNLLGEMLVATSLFTATLKFEGTITVQIQGGDGALKLAVVNGNDKQQMRALARVDGEIADDATLQQMVGEKAVLIISVIPENGERYQGVIALDKPTITECLEEYFTRSEQLQTQLIIRVGEFNGQAVGAGMLLQIMPDGTGTPDDFDHLATLTSTIKNEEIFGLPAQELLFRLYHEETVEVFEPQSVSFKCGCSRERSGGALLLVSDEEISEMLEAKQGVIDMQCECCGTQYFFDEKAIKELKQQASE comes from the coding sequence ATGACTTTAACACAACAAGATTATATTCAAGATAATGATAAACTTTATCGCTATTTATTCCAAAATCGTGCCGTGCGTGGGCAGTGGTTACGTTTAAACAATACTTTTACGGAAACCCTAAACACCCACCATTATCCAAAGCCAGTCCAAAATTTATTGGGCGAAATGTTGGTGGCAACCAGTTTATTTACAGCAACATTGAAATTTGAAGGAACGATTACCGTTCAAATTCAAGGCGGCGATGGAGCTTTAAAATTAGCGGTCGTAAATGGCAACGACAAACAACAAATGCGTGCCTTAGCACGTGTGGACGGCGAAATTGCTGACGATGCAACGTTGCAACAAATGGTTGGCGAAAAAGCAGTATTGATTATTTCTGTAATTCCTGAAAATGGCGAGCGTTATCAAGGTGTTATCGCATTAGATAAACCAACAATCACAGAATGCTTAGAAGAATATTTTACACGTTCAGAGCAACTGCAAACCCAGTTAATTATTCGTGTTGGCGAGTTTAATGGTCAAGCAGTCGGTGCCGGAATGTTACTTCAAATTATGCCAGATGGCACAGGTACACCTGATGATTTTGATCATCTAGCCACCCTAACATCAACCATTAAAAATGAAGAAATTTTTGGGCTACCAGCACAAGAATTATTATTCCGTTTATACCACGAAGAAACCGTTGAAGTATTCGAACCACAAAGCGTCAGCTTTAAATGTGGCTGTTCAAGAGAGCGTTCTGGCGGTGCATTATTATTAGTATCTGATGAAGAAATCTCAGAAATGCTCGAAGCCAAACAAGGCGTAATCGATATGCAATGCGAATGCTGCGGCACACAATATTTCTTTGATGAAAAAGCGATTAAAGAATTAAAACAGCAAGCGAGCGAGTAA
- the rplM gene encoding 50S ribosomal protein L13, translated as MKTFVAKPETVQRDWYVVDAQGKTLGRLATEIARRLRGKHKPEYTPHVDTGDYIVVINADKVAVTGRKESDKIYYWHTGYVGGIKQATFKEMIQRRPEAVIEIAVKGMLPKGPLGRAMYRKLKVYAGSEHNHAAQQPQVLDI; from the coding sequence ATGAAAACTTTTGTAGCAAAACCAGAAACAGTACAACGTGACTGGTATGTAGTAGATGCACAAGGCAAAACATTAGGTCGTTTAGCGACTGAAATTGCTCGCCGTCTTCGTGGTAAACATAAACCTGAATATACTCCACACGTGGATACAGGTGATTACATTGTTGTAATCAATGCAGACAAAGTGGCAGTAACAGGTAGAAAAGAAAGCGATAAAATCTACTACTGGCACACTGGCTATGTAGGTGGTATTAAACAAGCTACCTTCAAAGAGATGATTCAACGTCGTCCTGAAGCTGTGATTGAAATTGCGGTTAAAGGTATGTTGCCAAAAGGTCCATTAGGTCGCGCAATGTATCGTAAATTAAAAGTGTATGCAGGTTCTGAACATAACCACGCAGCACAACAACCACAAGTTTTAGACATTTAA